From the Arthrobacter sp. PM3 genome, one window contains:
- a CDS encoding endonuclease/exonuclease/phosphatase family protein: MRVISYNLRKHKASGELVDLARDFEVDALCLQECDTEDLPATIGNLHLADATRGNRLGLAIYYRKDRFTAFDTKTFALKKSLHDRVLAPAHERLIGTRVMDNETDHELVIASFHAAPLTASNSLRRNQIHAAHAELLSMGGGLMSLMVGDFNYPFFTKSLTAQMKDAGYDLSLSDRRTYTRYKVFKGHFDFATSQGLEIESVETLPRGASDHLPILISAEYGQEASGNGSGPAGT; encoded by the coding sequence ATCCGAGTCATCAGCTACAACCTCCGCAAGCACAAGGCCAGTGGTGAGCTGGTCGATCTGGCCCGCGATTTCGAAGTTGATGCTTTGTGCCTCCAGGAGTGCGACACCGAGGACCTGCCGGCCACCATCGGCAATCTGCACCTGGCCGACGCCACCCGAGGCAACCGGCTGGGGCTGGCGATCTACTACCGCAAGGACCGCTTCACGGCCTTCGACACCAAAACGTTCGCGTTGAAGAAGTCCCTGCACGACCGGGTCCTGGCCCCCGCGCACGAGCGGCTCATCGGCACCCGCGTCATGGACAACGAAACCGACCACGAACTCGTCATCGCGTCCTTCCACGCAGCGCCGCTGACGGCGTCGAACTCGCTGCGGCGCAACCAGATCCATGCCGCCCACGCGGAGCTCCTGAGCATGGGCGGCGGCTTGATGTCGCTGATGGTCGGTGACTTCAACTACCCGTTCTTCACCAAGTCCCTGACTGCGCAGATGAAGGACGCCGGCTACGACCTCTCGCTCAGCGACCGCCGGACCTACACCCGCTACAAGGTCTTCAAGGGCCACTTCGACTTCGCCACGTCGCAGGGGCTGGAAATTGAAAGCGTGGAGACGCTGCCCCGCGGCGCCTCGGACCACCTCCCCATCCTGATCTCGGCGGAATACGGCCAGGAAGCATCCGGGAACGGTTCGGGTCCGGCCGGTACGTAG